In Gammaproteobacteria bacterium (ex Lamellibrachia satsuma), a single genomic region encodes these proteins:
- the pgeF gene encoding peptidoglycan editing factor PgeF has protein sequence MNIIHPDWPAPSRVKAAMTTRIAGVSRGQYSSLNLGAHVGDDPVAVTQNRALLQSALKLPGEPLWLQQVHGCEVVDREQASAGCEADAIYARMPGQICAVLTADCLPLLLCDRLGTRVCAVHAGWRGLAGGVIEAALRRLDCPGDEVLAWLGPAIGPERFEVGEEVRKRFVDQNPEAEVAFRPVSGDHWLADIYLLARQRLAQCSVGFVGGGQYCTVSDPKRFFSYRRDGTTGRLASLIWIDPD, from the coding sequence ATGAATATCATCCACCCCGATTGGCCCGCACCGAGCCGGGTGAAGGCGGCGATGACCACCCGTATCGCCGGAGTTAGCCGAGGTCAATATTCAAGCCTGAATCTTGGTGCACATGTCGGGGATGACCCGGTGGCTGTCACGCAAAATCGGGCGCTCTTGCAGTCCGCATTGAAACTTCCTGGGGAACCGCTTTGGCTGCAGCAGGTACATGGCTGTGAGGTGGTTGACCGTGAGCAGGCATCTGCCGGGTGTGAGGCGGACGCAATATACGCCAGGATGCCCGGACAGATCTGTGCCGTACTCACAGCCGACTGCCTGCCTCTACTACTCTGTGACCGCTTGGGAACGCGGGTATGCGCTGTTCATGCCGGCTGGCGTGGTTTGGCGGGAGGTGTGATCGAGGCGGCGTTGCGGCGGTTGGATTGTCCAGGGGACGAAGTGCTTGCCTGGCTGGGTCCGGCAATCGGGCCGGAAAGATTCGAGGTGGGTGAGGAGGTGCGCAAGAGATTCGTCGATCAGAATCCTGAGGCTGAAGTCGCGTTTCGTCCGGTCTCCGGTGATCACTGGCTGGCGGATATCTATCTCCTGGCCCGGCAGCGTCTGGCGCAGTGTTCTGTCGGTTTCGTGGGAGGTGGGCAATACTGTACAGTTAGCGACCCGAAACGCTTTTTCTCCTATCGACGGGATGGGACGACAGGCCGTTTGGCTTCATTGATCTGGATTGATCCAGACTGA
- a CDS encoding amino acid-binding protein — MDWQMMTLVGEDRLGIVSRVTDALYQGGCSLGETSMMRLGGNFTIMMMVSAGDQPLETLIARVADELQLQVHIDPIRGELHQHRVPNFQVRVVGADRAGIVAGVTGALAESGFNVLELESDVAGSAEQPVYIMTIQGYSEETLERLQSALDGLGGEEIELNISPIETLIG, encoded by the coding sequence ATGGATTGGCAGATGATGACGCTGGTCGGCGAAGACCGGCTGGGGATAGTCTCCCGTGTGACGGATGCGCTCTACCAGGGCGGATGCTCACTGGGCGAGACTTCGATGATGCGACTGGGGGGGAATTTTACCATCATGATGATGGTGTCGGCAGGGGATCAGCCCCTGGAAACCCTGATTGCCCGGGTGGCGGATGAGTTGCAGTTGCAGGTTCATATCGATCCCATCCGTGGAGAGCTGCACCAACACCGGGTGCCCAATTTCCAGGTGCGGGTGGTGGGCGCCGATCGCGCCGGGATCGTAGCCGGGGTGACCGGAGCCTTGGCGGAGAGCGGTTTTAATGTCCTGGAGCTGGAGTCCGATGTGGCGGGAAGCGCTGAGCAGCCGGTCTACATCATGACGATTCAGGGTTACTCTGAAGAGACGCTCGAAAGGCTGCAGTCGGCGCTGGACGGACTGGGTGGTGAAGAGATCGAACTCAATATTTCGCCCATCGAAACCCTGATCGGCTGA
- the def gene encoding peptide deformylase gives MAILEILKLPDARLKQVSEPVERFDEKLHAFIDDLEETRRHGPAAVGIAAPQLGYHQRIIIVDCSHTRKPVANHGHLILVNPEITEWDGFELGREGCLSVPDYTGNVIRAERIKLTAQDKFGESREYEMEGYEARALQHEVDHLDGVLFVDRLVSRRTDLFQRKVYQKGGKKKK, from the coding sequence ATGGCGATACTGGAGATTCTGAAGCTGCCGGATGCCCGTTTGAAACAGGTGTCAGAGCCGGTTGAGCGGTTCGACGAAAAGTTGCATGCCTTCATCGATGACTTGGAAGAGACCCGCCGGCACGGCCCTGCCGCGGTGGGCATTGCGGCGCCCCAGCTAGGCTACCATCAGCGCATCATCATCGTCGACTGTTCCCACACACGGAAGCCGGTTGCCAATCACGGACATCTGATCCTGGTCAATCCGGAGATCACCGAGTGGGATGGTTTTGAGTTGGGACGTGAAGGGTGCCTGTCGGTGCCGGATTATACCGGTAACGTGATTCGGGCCGAGCGGATCAAGCTCACTGCACAGGATAAGTTTGGCGAGTCCCGCGAGTACGAGATGGAGGGGTATGAGGCCCGTGCCCTGCAGCATGAGGTGGATCATCTCGATGGTGTGCTCTTCGTCGACCGTCTGGTAAGCCGCCGAACCGATCTGTTTCAGCGCAAGGTTTATCAGAAAGGCGGCAAGAAAAAGAAGTAG
- the argF gene encoding ornithine carbamoyltransferase, which translates to MNQTQPRHFLALTDLSSSELNGLIKRAIELKASQRRGEIHETLKNRTLGMIFDKSSTRTRISFETGMTQLGGHALFLSPRDTQLGRGEPIEDSARVMSSMVDIIMIRTFDHEKVEHFAQCSTAPVINALTDLLHPCQLLADMQTYFEHRGDIRGKTVTWVGDGNNMCHSYMKAAIRFGFKLNIACPEGYDPDTTILDTAGDSAKIIRDPMAAADGADLVVTDVWASMGQEEEQALREKAFAGYQVNDALMANADKDALFMHCLPAHRGEEVSASVIDRKDSVVWDEAENRLHSQKALLEFLLLN; encoded by the coding sequence ATGAACCAGACACAGCCCAGGCACTTCCTTGCCCTTACCGACCTCTCATCCAGCGAGTTGAATGGTTTGATCAAACGCGCCATCGAACTGAAAGCGTCGCAGCGCCGGGGAGAAATCCACGAAACCCTGAAGAATCGCACCCTGGGTATGATCTTCGATAAATCCTCCACCCGCACCCGCATCTCCTTTGAGACGGGCATGACCCAGCTTGGTGGCCATGCGCTGTTTCTCTCACCACGAGATACTCAACTGGGACGCGGTGAGCCTATCGAGGACAGCGCCCGGGTGATGTCGAGCATGGTGGATATCATCATGATCCGCACCTTCGACCATGAAAAAGTGGAGCACTTTGCCCAATGCTCCACGGCGCCGGTGATCAATGCCCTCACCGACCTGCTCCATCCCTGTCAGCTGCTGGCTGACATGCAGACCTATTTCGAGCACCGCGGCGATATTCGCGGCAAGACCGTGACCTGGGTCGGCGACGGCAACAACATGTGCCACTCTTACATGAAAGCCGCCATCCGTTTTGGCTTTAAACTCAACATTGCCTGTCCGGAAGGTTACGATCCCGATACGACCATCCTGGACACTGCCGGTGATTCAGCCAAGATCATCCGCGACCCCATGGCAGCCGCCGATGGTGCCGATCTCGTGGTCACCGACGTCTGGGCCAGCATGGGTCAGGAAGAGGAGCAGGCACTTCGTGAAAAGGCCTTCGCCGGCTATCAGGTCAACGATGCCTTGATGGCCAATGCAGACAAGGATGCACTCTTCATGCACTGTCTGCCCGCCCATCGCGGGGAGGAGGTCAGCGCCTCGGTAATCGACAGAAAGGACAGCGTGGTCTGGGACGAAGCAGAAAACCGTCTACACTCGCAGAAGGCACTACTGGAGTTTCTTCTTCTCAATTAA
- a CDS encoding aspartate aminotransferase family protein — MSDTLMATYRRLPVTFERGEGAWLWDTEGKRYLDAITGIAVCGLGHAHPAVKAAICEQAGTLVHTSNIYGIQQQQILGDNLTRLSGMDRVFFANSGAEANEAAIKIARLYSHRKGINNPAILVMENSFHGRTLATLSATGNRKVQAGFEPLVQGFVRVPFGDFDAIKEVAQNGASVVAILVEPVQGEGGVNIPPADYLNNIRTLCDEQGWLMMLDEIQTGMGRSGRMFAHQHNGILPDVMTLAKGLGNGVPIGACLAKGAAAEVLGPGSHGSTFGGNPLACRVGNAVIETLESENLVARAAALSERFLTGFQTAFQSNKSVTDIRASGLLIGIELDRPCTELVSQALNEGLLINVTADKVIRLLPPLILTDQETDQIIKTVGTLVDNFLSAS, encoded by the coding sequence ATGTCAGACACACTGATGGCAACATACAGGCGGCTACCGGTGACCTTCGAGCGTGGCGAAGGGGCTTGGCTGTGGGACACAGAGGGAAAGCGCTATCTGGATGCCATCACCGGCATTGCGGTCTGCGGCCTGGGTCACGCCCATCCGGCAGTCAAAGCCGCTATCTGCGAGCAGGCGGGTACGCTGGTCCACACCTCCAACATCTACGGCATCCAGCAGCAGCAGATCCTGGGAGACAACCTGACTCGCCTCTCCGGTATGGACCGGGTCTTCTTCGCCAACTCCGGCGCAGAAGCCAATGAGGCAGCAATCAAGATCGCCCGGCTCTACAGCCACCGGAAAGGCATCAACAACCCCGCCATTCTGGTGATGGAGAACAGCTTCCACGGCCGCACCCTGGCCACTCTCTCCGCCACCGGAAACCGTAAGGTGCAGGCAGGCTTCGAACCCCTGGTGCAGGGATTCGTGCGCGTCCCCTTCGGCGACTTCGACGCAATCAAAGAGGTAGCGCAGAACGGCGCCAGTGTGGTTGCGATACTGGTGGAACCGGTACAGGGCGAAGGCGGCGTCAACATACCTCCCGCCGACTATCTGAACAACATCCGCACGCTCTGCGATGAGCAGGGCTGGCTGATGATGCTGGATGAGATCCAGACCGGCATGGGCCGCAGCGGCAGGATGTTCGCCCATCAGCACAATGGCATCCTGCCCGACGTCATGACTCTGGCCAAAGGGCTGGGCAATGGCGTACCGATCGGCGCCTGCCTCGCAAAAGGCGCGGCGGCCGAGGTTCTTGGCCCGGGCAGCCACGGCTCCACCTTTGGCGGAAACCCCCTCGCCTGCAGGGTGGGTAACGCGGTAATCGAAACCCTGGAGTCCGAAAACCTCGTGGCGCGTGCAGCCGCCCTGAGTGAACGGTTCCTGACGGGATTCCAGACGGCATTTCAGTCTAATAAGAGTGTCACCGACATTCGCGCCAGCGGCCTCCTGATCGGCATCGAACTGGATCGGCCCTGCACCGAACTCGTCAGTCAGGCTCTCAATGAGGGTCTGCTGATCAACGTTACCGCCGACAAGGTCATCCGGCTGCTGCCACCTCTGATACTGACAGATCAGGAAACAGATCAGATCATCAAAACAGTCGGCACACTGGTCGATAATTTTCTCAGCGCTTCATAA
- a CDS encoding 1-acyl-sn-glycerol-3-phosphate acyltransferase: protein MMETWPLLLFCLVAVVVYGLNRLNRVSLRANEVDWGHGWANRIDGLSRLFCRGYHRLQPVRLDLPEQGPAIIVSNHISGLDPLLLVSCCRRPVRFMIAREQYERFGLKWLFRAAGCIPVDRERSPEKALRAAFRALRDGEVVAIFPHGKIHLDTDPPRRLKAGASRLAAFTGAPLVPLRITGVRGQGHVFSGVVLRSRAVITPYPVIAPARQTSQQLNERLQQIIDG from the coding sequence ATGATGGAGACCTGGCCGCTGCTCTTATTCTGTCTTGTTGCGGTCGTCGTCTATGGATTAAACCGGCTGAACCGGGTCTCTCTGCGGGCGAATGAAGTCGACTGGGGACATGGTTGGGCTAACCGTATCGATGGTTTGAGCAGGCTCTTTTGCCGTGGATACCATCGCCTGCAGCCGGTGAGGCTGGATCTTCCTGAGCAGGGTCCTGCAATCATCGTCTCCAACCATATCTCCGGGCTCGATCCGTTGTTGCTGGTCAGTTGCTGCCGCCGCCCGGTACGTTTCATGATCGCTCGGGAGCAGTACGAACGTTTTGGCTTGAAGTGGTTGTTCAGGGCTGCCGGATGTATCCCGGTTGATCGGGAAAGATCTCCGGAGAAGGCTCTACGAGCCGCGTTTCGGGCGCTGCGCGATGGCGAGGTGGTGGCGATTTTCCCCCACGGAAAGATCCACCTGGACACAGATCCACCCCGTCGGCTCAAGGCGGGAGCTTCACGGCTTGCTGCATTTACCGGCGCTCCCCTGGTTCCGTTGCGCATCACCGGAGTCAGGGGGCAGGGGCATGTGTTTTCCGGGGTGGTGTTGCGGAGCCGTGCAGTGATTACGCCCTATCCGGTGATAGCTCCGGCAAGGCAGACATCACAGCAGTTGAATGAACGTCTGCAACAAATTATCGACGGGTAG
- the rluD gene encoding 23S rRNA pseudouridine(1911/1915/1917) synthase RluD has protein sequence MAKSDNARTGEAAERLIAQVGADQAGKRLDQVVASLFSDYSRSRLQRWIKDGRVLLDGKPCRSKDKVWSGEQVSLEPVLETEVVSRPQAIPLEILFEDESLLVVNKPVDMVVHPAAGNPDGTLLNALLYHHPDLNQIPRAGIVHRLDKATSGLLAVAKTLQAQTSLVGQLQARSVKREYVAIAQGVMTAGGKVDAPIGRHPVHRTRMAVHPSGKTAVTHYRVEAHYRAHTLLRINLETGRTHQIRVHMAHIHHPLLGDPDYGGRLRLPAGASPGLVAVLQSFRHQALHARRLGLIHPVSGEEMAWEATLPEDMQQLLDELERDSAAL, from the coding sequence GATCAGGCGGGCAAGCGGCTGGACCAGGTGGTGGCATCGCTGTTTTCCGACTATTCGCGCAGCCGTCTGCAGCGTTGGATCAAGGATGGACGGGTGCTGCTGGATGGGAAACCCTGTCGCAGTAAAGACAAGGTCTGGAGCGGTGAGCAGGTGTCGTTGGAACCGGTGTTGGAGACGGAGGTGGTCTCCCGGCCCCAGGCGATCCCGCTGGAGATCCTCTTCGAGGACGAGAGTCTGCTGGTTGTCAACAAACCAGTGGACATGGTTGTGCATCCGGCAGCGGGCAATCCCGACGGGACGTTGCTGAACGCCCTGCTGTACCACCATCCAGACCTGAACCAGATACCCCGGGCCGGCATAGTGCATCGTCTTGACAAAGCGACCAGTGGCCTCTTGGCAGTGGCGAAGACGCTGCAGGCGCAGACCTCCTTGGTGGGACAGCTGCAGGCGAGAAGCGTCAAGCGGGAGTATGTGGCGATAGCCCAGGGTGTGATGACCGCAGGGGGCAAGGTGGATGCACCCATCGGCCGTCATCCTGTCCACCGCACCCGCATGGCGGTACATCCCTCGGGTAAGACGGCGGTGACCCACTATCGGGTGGAGGCACATTATCGGGCTCACACGCTGCTTCGAATCAATCTGGAGACTGGGCGTACCCACCAGATTCGTGTGCACATGGCCCATATTCACCACCCGCTATTGGGTGATCCTGACTATGGCGGCAGGCTGCGTCTGCCAGCCGGTGCTTCTCCTGGCTTGGTGGCGGTATTGCAATCCTTCAGGCATCAGGCGTTGCACGCGCGGCGGCTGGGGCTGATACATCCGGTCAGCGGCGAGGAGATGGCCTGGGAGGCAACCTTGCCGGAAGATATGCAGCAGTTGCTGGATGAATTGGAGAGAGACAGCGCGGCTTTATGA
- a CDS encoding TIGR04211 family SH3 domain-containing protein: MNKMKVIPLCLLLLLSGALQAETRYVTDILKVTMRSGESSSHRILRMLNSGTAVEVLESNSESGYSKIRTSGGQIGYILNRQLMVKPSARSQLTSMEQRLQELQEAPGKLSSKLADLQQQHKALQAAHKELMQIKKKLDSNLQNIQRTASSAIRISNERNELRTQVKELTRQVGELKQENQDLSNKATRDWFLIGAGVIIAGILIGLILPHLRFQRRRNEWGSL; encoded by the coding sequence ATGAATAAGATGAAAGTCATACCGCTCTGCCTGCTTCTACTGCTATCCGGCGCCCTTCAGGCCGAGACCCGCTACGTTACCGACATCCTTAAGGTCACAATGCGTTCCGGAGAGAGTTCCTCCCACCGCATCCTGCGCATGCTCAACAGCGGAACCGCCGTCGAGGTACTGGAGAGCAACAGCGAGTCCGGCTACTCCAAGATACGCACCAGCGGCGGCCAAATCGGTTATATCCTGAATCGGCAGCTGATGGTCAAACCCAGCGCCCGCAGCCAGTTAACCTCAATGGAGCAGCGGTTGCAGGAGCTTCAGGAAGCGCCGGGGAAACTCAGCAGCAAACTGGCGGACCTGCAGCAGCAACACAAGGCGCTGCAAGCAGCCCACAAAGAACTCATGCAGATCAAGAAAAAATTGGATTCCAATCTGCAGAACATTCAGCGCACCGCATCCAGTGCTATCCGCATCTCCAATGAACGCAACGAACTGCGCACACAGGTCAAGGAGTTGACCCGCCAGGTCGGAGAGCTGAAACAGGAGAACCAGGATCTGAGCAACAAGGCCACCCGCGACTGGTTTCTTATCGGGGCAGGCGTCATCATCGCTGGCATCCTCATCGGCCTGATTCTGCCGCATCTGCGCTTTCAGCGGCGCCGCAATGAGTGGGGCTCACTCTAA